In a single window of the Canis lupus dingo isolate Sandy chromosome 18, ASM325472v2, whole genome shotgun sequence genome:
- the B3GAT3 gene encoding LOW QUALITY PROTEIN: galactosylgalactosylxylosylprotein 3-beta-glucuronosyltransferase 3 (The sequence of the model RefSeq protein was modified relative to this genomic sequence to represent the inferred CDS: inserted 1 base in 1 codon), which produces MKLKLKNVFLAYFLVSIAGLLYALVQLGQPCDCLPPLRXAAEQLRQKDLRISQLQADLRRPPPAPAQPPEPEALPTIYVVTPTYARLVQKAELVRLSQTLSLVPRLHWLLVEDAEGPTPLVSGLLAASGLLFTHLAVLTPKAQRLREGEPGWVRPRGVEQRNRALDWLRSGGGAVGGEKDPPPAGTRGVVYFADDDNTYSRELFEEMRWTRGVSVWPVGLVGGLRFEGPQVQDGRVVGFHTAWEPNRPFPVDMAGFAVALSLLLAKPNAQFDATAPRGHLESSLLSHLVDPKDLEPRAANCTRVLVWHTRTEKPKMKQEEQLQRQGRGSDPAVEV; this is translated from the exons ATGAAGCTGAAGCTGAAGAACGTGTTTCTCGCCTACTTCCTGGTGTCGATCGCAGGCCTCCTCTACGCGCTGGTGCAGCTCG GTCAGCCATGTgactgcctccctcccctgc CAGCAGCAGAGCAGCTTCGGCAGAAGGATCTGAGGATTTCCCAGCTGCAAGCTGATCTCCGgcgcccaccccctgcccctgcccagccccctgaACCTGAGGCCCTGCCTACTATCTATGTTGTTACCCCCACCTATGCCAG GCTGGTGCAGAAAGCGGAGCTGGTGCGGCTGTCCCAGACACTGAGCCTGGTGCCCCGGCTGCATTGGCTGCTGGTGGAGGATGCTGAGGGCCCCACCCCATTGGTCTCAGGGCTGCTGGCTGCCTCGGGCCTCCTCTTCACACACCTGGCGGTCCTCACCCCCAAGGCCCAGCGGCTCAGAGAGGGTGAGCCAGGCTGGGTTCGGCCCCGTGGTGTAGAACAACGCAACAGGGCCCTCGACTGGCTCCGGAGTGGAGGGGGTGCTGTCGGGGGAGAGAAGGACCCCCCCCCAGCCGGCACCCGGGGAGTCGTGTACTTTGCTGATGATGACAACACCTACAGCCGGGAACTCTTTGAGGAG ATGCGCTGGACCCGTGGTGTCTCAGTGTGGCCCGTGGGGCTGGTGGGCGGCCTGCGATTTGAGGGCCCTCAGGTACAGGATGGCCGGGTTGTGGGCTTCCATACGGCATGGGAGCCCAACAGGCCCTTCCCAGTGGATATGGCAGGATTTGCTGTTGCCCTGTCCTTGCTGTTGGCTAAGCCCAATGCCCAATTTGATGCTACTGCTCCCCGGGGCCACCTGGAGAGCAGTCTCCTGAGTCACCTTGTGGATCCCAAGGACCTGGAGCCCCGGGCAGCTAACTGCACTCGG GTCCTGGTGTGGCATACACGGACAGAGAAGCCCAAGATGAAGCAGGAGGAACAGCTACAGCGGCAGGGCCGAGGCTCAGACCCAGCTGTTGAGGTGTGA